One stretch of Nitrospirota bacterium DNA includes these proteins:
- a CDS encoding antibiotic biosynthesis monooxygenase, with protein sequence MIVTAVTVYVKPEHIGDFIEATGKNHEASVKEPGNMRFDVLQCKDDPGRFLLYEAYESEAASKAHKDTSHYLLWRKTVEPWMDKPREGVAHSVIYPTARTMW encoded by the coding sequence ATGATTGTAACAGCAGTAACCGTGTATGTTAAACCGGAGCATATTGGTGATTTTATAGAGGCAACCGGAAAAAACCATGAGGCCTCAGTAAAAGAACCCGGCAATATGCGCTTTGACGTTTTACAGTGTAAGGATGACCCCGGAAGATTTCTGCTCTATGAGGCGTATGAATCTGAGGCGGCATCAAAAGCACATAAAGACACCAGCCACTACCTCCTGTGGCGTAAAACCGTAGAGCCGTGGATGGACAAGCCCAGAGAGGGTGTTGCCCACTCTGTAATCTACCCCACAGCAAGGACAATGTGGTGA
- a CDS encoding cytochrome c biogenesis protein CcdA, which produces MDLSLFTVFTAGILTFLAPCVLPIVPAYLSFIAGVEGGADSGSVKRNIAKTLVPICFFVLGFSVVFIIMGATATALGRFLVDYQQYINRIGGALVIFFGLHFTNLFLREDFVKIFAGIGLLIAGAFAFEFIGQQDFMAVMGAWAIVFALYFFSAHLLLYRQLKAENNAAAGVFSSFVVGLTFGAGWSPCIGPILGSVLLLASRQSTVYQGMLFLAVFSLGLGIPFIIAGAFWATFLNFVRKFGKFFALVEVLGGVLLITLGLLLLTGKLSVLSAW; this is translated from the coding sequence ATGGACTTATCACTTTTTACAGTTTTCACGGCAGGGATTTTGACGTTTCTTGCTCCGTGTGTGCTTCCGATTGTACCAGCTTACCTGTCTTTTATTGCTGGAGTGGAGGGTGGTGCGGATTCCGGCAGCGTTAAACGAAATATAGCTAAAACTCTCGTTCCAATATGTTTTTTTGTGCTGGGGTTTTCTGTGGTGTTTATTATTATGGGGGCAACTGCTACAGCACTTGGGCGTTTTCTTGTTGACTACCAGCAGTACATAAACCGCATAGGCGGTGCTCTCGTTATATTTTTTGGCCTACACTTTACAAACCTTTTTTTGCGGGAGGATTTTGTTAAAATCTTTGCAGGAATTGGACTTCTCATAGCCGGAGCGTTTGCTTTTGAATTTATCGGGCAGCAGGATTTTATGGCAGTTATGGGCGCCTGGGCTATTGTGTTTGCACTGTATTTTTTTTCAGCCCATTTGCTTCTTTACAGACAGCTTAAAGCAGAGAATAATGCGGCGGCTGGTGTGTTTAGCTCATTTGTCGTGGGGCTTACCTTTGGTGCCGGCTGGAGCCCCTGCATTGGTCCAATTCTCGGCTCAGTCCTGCTTTTAGCCTCAAGACAGAGCACAGTCTATCAGGGTATGCTGTTTCTTGCCGTGTTTTCACTGGGATTAGGGATTCCTTTTATAATTGCCGGAGCTTTCTGGGCAACATTTCTTAATTTTGTCAGAAAATTTGGTAAATTCTTTGCTCTTGTTGAAGTTCTGGGCGGTGTTTTATTGATAACTCTTGGGTTACTGCTGCTTACCGGAAAACTCTCTGTTCTTTCTGCATGGTAA
- a CDS encoding outer membrane protein transport protein has protein sequence MFINLIRTETLKKKSLGIVILFISILLFVSQALAIDNTFEWVGVDFNFSPPGARALGMGGAFVSTADDTTAPIANPAGTAQLDKMQISLQYSDGTQNGNSGSYHYSGVGGPNDIVTVGQTTERGTSSKLSYGSFSTPIFNKALNIALFYSKTGDIVKNSTVSFHNSTNGYAIWPIETNLSIDEYGLSLSKSFFDNKLMFGAGLSSIHMTLKSSFSESIAGGFATSSDTTYFSDNNNSSNGSGAKVGYRFGILYKPLSWLNFGVNGAIMPEYDYKTSYNITGFLNSLGSLGGAQVISYNFTNKLKVPDSYSFGVSVRPIQNLLISTEAKYVLYSQLMRDFHVAYDAYTGSTSDPRATYSASDFKINDIVEYHLGTEYMFNITKELPLAVRLGTYYVPKHSLECTTNQNMKDLGFDGGKNLWHVTGGVGTVIVNHLQLDLAVDLADINNKFIVSSVYQF, from the coding sequence TTGTTTATTAATCTTATCAGAACAGAAACTTTAAAGAAAAAGTCGTTAGGGATTGTTATTTTATTCATTTCAATATTGTTGTTTGTATCCCAGGCACTAGCCATAGACAATACGTTTGAGTGGGTGGGTGTGGATTTTAACTTTTCACCTCCCGGGGCAAGAGCATTGGGTATGGGTGGAGCATTTGTTAGCACAGCAGATGACACTACTGCTCCTATAGCAAACCCGGCTGGTACAGCCCAGCTTGATAAAATGCAAATATCGTTACAATATAGCGATGGCACTCAAAATGGTAACAGCGGGTCATATCACTATAGCGGCGTTGGCGGTCCTAATGATATTGTTACAGTTGGCCAAACCACAGAACGTGGAACATCCTCAAAACTATCGTATGGCTCATTTTCGACACCGATTTTTAATAAAGCATTAAATATAGCCTTATTTTATAGCAAAACTGGTGATATAGTTAAAAATTCTACAGTTTCTTTTCACAACTCTACCAACGGGTATGCAATCTGGCCAATTGAAACCAATCTATCTATAGATGAATACGGTCTTAGTTTATCTAAAAGTTTTTTTGACAATAAACTCATGTTTGGAGCCGGGCTTAGCTCAATACATATGACTTTAAAAAGTTCTTTTTCTGAATCAATAGCGGGTGGTTTTGCAACATCATCTGACACAACATATTTTTCAGATAACAATAATTCTTCCAATGGTTCTGGTGCAAAAGTGGGTTACCGCTTTGGTATTCTCTATAAGCCGCTGTCATGGTTAAACTTTGGCGTAAACGGTGCCATCATGCCTGAGTATGATTATAAAACTTCATATAATATAACAGGTTTTTTAAATAGTTTAGGCAGCTTGGGTGGCGCCCAGGTAATCTCGTATAATTTTACAAACAAACTTAAAGTTCCTGACTCCTATTCATTTGGTGTTTCCGTGAGACCCATACAGAACTTGCTGATATCCACAGAAGCGAAATATGTGTTGTATTCACAACTAATGAGAGATTTTCACGTCGCATACGATGCATATACGGGTTCAACAAGTGATCCAAGAGCGACATATTCTGCTTCAGATTTTAAAATCAATGATATAGTTGAGTACCATTTAGGGACTGAATATATGTTTAACATCACAAAAGAATTACCGTTAGCCGTGAGGCTTGGCACCTATTATGTACCAAAACATTCATTGGAATGTACCACAAATCAGAATATGAAAGATTTAGGCTTTGACGGTGGTAAGAATCTTTGGCATGTAACCGGAGGTGTTGGAACAGTAATAGTAAATCATTTACAGCTTGATTTAGCAGTTGATTTAGCAGATATAAACAATAAGTTCATTGTATCTTCAGTGTATCAATTCTAG
- a CDS encoding iron-containing alcohol dehydrogenase, giving the protein MINPFTFAKTPYVYFGDGKFQTLGKIVANTAKTIILLTGGKSLVNSGKFEALSDDLQKHAVTFYHETITAEPTPELIDKIADKYRNNNIGAVLAIGGGSVIDAGKAVSAMLPVNGSVFDYLEGVGKGLNHSGKKLPFIAVSTTAGTGSEATKNAVLSRVGVNGFKRSLRHDNFVPDVAVIDPRLHLSCPSGVTSACAMDAFTQLLESFLSTKASPVTDALSMDAIRLCRKNIVLCATTHADDLNVRASMAYAAFISGVTLANAGLGVVHGFASSIGSYFEIPHGVVCGTLVGACTRKNIARLKEAAKDMPSANAALHKYAQAGASLTDSPYDDINANLNSLTGKIDEWTELLKIPKLSAYGIKSADFEKIASETGIKENPVSLSKNDLIEILTERL; this is encoded by the coding sequence GTGATAAATCCATTTACTTTTGCTAAAACTCCTTATGTTTACTTTGGCGACGGCAAATTCCAAACACTTGGTAAAATTGTTGCCAATACCGCAAAAACCATAATTCTACTGACAGGCGGTAAATCTCTGGTTAACTCAGGTAAATTTGAGGCGCTCTCAGATGATTTACAAAAACACGCCGTTACCTTTTATCATGAAACCATAACGGCTGAACCCACCCCTGAACTAATTGATAAAATAGCTGATAAATACCGCAATAACAATATTGGTGCAGTGCTGGCTATTGGCGGAGGCAGTGTCATTGATGCAGGTAAAGCGGTCTCAGCAATGTTACCTGTTAACGGTTCCGTCTTTGACTATCTTGAGGGTGTGGGTAAGGGGCTAAACCACAGCGGTAAAAAGCTCCCCTTTATTGCCGTTTCAACAACTGCCGGTACCGGGAGTGAGGCCACTAAAAACGCTGTACTCAGCCGTGTTGGCGTAAATGGTTTCAAGCGGTCACTAAGACACGACAACTTTGTGCCTGATGTGGCAGTTATTGATCCACGTCTTCATCTGTCTTGTCCTTCAGGCGTTACCTCTGCTTGTGCTATGGATGCATTTACTCAACTTTTGGAATCATTTCTCTCCACTAAAGCATCTCCCGTTACAGATGCGCTTTCTATGGATGCTATCCGCCTTTGCCGCAAAAACATTGTGCTCTGTGCGACAACCCACGCTGATGACCTTAATGTGCGGGCATCTATGGCTTATGCCGCTTTTATTTCAGGAGTAACACTGGCTAATGCCGGTCTTGGCGTTGTGCATGGCTTTGCCTCATCCATAGGAAGTTATTTTGAAATACCTCACGGTGTTGTCTGTGGAACACTTGTAGGCGCCTGTACAAGAAAAAATATTGCCCGTCTAAAAGAAGCCGCTAAAGATATGCCCTCTGCCAATGCCGCTCTCCATAAATATGCGCAAGCAGGAGCCAGTCTTACAGACTCACCGTATGATGATATAAATGCCAATTTAAACTCTCTTACCGGCAAAATTGATGAGTGGACTGAATTGCTTAAAATTCCAAAATTATCGGCTTATGGTATAAAATCAGCCGATTTTGAAAAGATAGCCTCCGAAACCGGCATTAAAGAAAACCCGGTCTCTCTGTCTAAAAATGACCTTATTGAAATTTTAACTGAACGATTATAG
- a CDS encoding caspase family protein produces the protein MLFPILGKLSLNHLFEFADAEAFSYFSEANTHYKNGVAALKNGDCELAIASFKKAIMTEPTDQSIKVGMFTEEYSPNKMLKEAEKTCAVASSSPKTDAQKDTPQSAPSPPPLTIALKGPVENNLTFANNIESVEISGSIKGGKGKVKLLIDGQEIPIDENKIFSATVPLLGGENKFNILAVDEGGKTFTKKLVLVKAQEQVAQKPLPTQSPSPSPSPTPHIIVKNTTPPLISDIKVNNNNYNAQGNVVSGQKAVVKASVSGKSAIALVYINGAEASMEKEGEFYSTVLLKQGQSEIEITAVDLDRNKTIKTVKIIKEDKLPFELKGRYFALIIGINKYKNIPGLTTAVGDAKKVAEVLKDKYGFEVKTMLDENATKDNIIDEINMYREKLSADDKFLVYYAGHGYFEKGNQKGYWLPVDAVDSRTTKWILVDEITSELNLIRAKQILIVADSCYSGTFNRGVEIRLTSNNSKGANINYQDDRVEYVKKMLFKASRTLMASGGNEPVSDDGGSGHSIFASAFLDGLLNIEDNFFTAEEFFVKQRVKERVLGKGNQTPEYNAIRNSGDDGGDFVFVKKK, from the coding sequence ATGCTTTTTCCCATATTAGGCAAGCTTTCATTAAATCACCTTTTTGAATTTGCTGATGCAGAAGCATTTTCGTATTTCAGTGAAGCAAATACTCACTATAAAAATGGTGTTGCTGCTCTTAAAAATGGTGATTGTGAACTCGCCATTGCATCTTTTAAGAAAGCAATAATGACTGAGCCGACTGATCAATCCATAAAGGTGGGAATGTTCACAGAAGAGTACTCACCAAATAAGATGTTAAAAGAAGCAGAGAAGACATGTGCCGTTGCCTCCTCCTCTCCTAAAACAGATGCCCAAAAAGATACACCGCAGTCAGCACCCTCGCCCCCACCATTAACTATAGCTCTTAAGGGGCCTGTGGAAAATAATCTAACATTTGCAAATAACATTGAATCAGTTGAAATAAGCGGTTCAATAAAGGGCGGCAAAGGTAAGGTTAAGTTGCTTATTGATGGTCAGGAAATCCCGATTGATGAAAATAAGATTTTTTCAGCTACCGTGCCCTTGCTTGGAGGCGAGAATAAATTCAACATATTGGCCGTTGATGAAGGTGGAAAAACATTTACGAAAAAACTTGTTTTAGTAAAAGCGCAAGAACAAGTTGCTCAGAAACCATTGCCGACACAATCTCCATCACCATCACCCTCTCCCACACCACATATTATAGTGAAGAATACTACGCCTCCTTTGATTTCAGACATAAAAGTAAATAATAATAACTATAATGCTCAAGGCAATGTTGTTAGCGGTCAAAAAGCAGTTGTAAAAGCCTCTGTCTCAGGCAAATCAGCAATAGCTTTGGTTTATATAAATGGCGCTGAAGCAAGTATGGAAAAAGAGGGTGAATTTTATTCAACAGTACTACTTAAGCAAGGACAAAGTGAAATTGAGATAACAGCAGTCGATTTGGATAGAAATAAAACTATCAAGACAGTAAAAATTATAAAAGAAGATAAACTTCCTTTTGAACTGAAAGGCAGGTATTTTGCTCTCATAATAGGAATAAACAAATACAAAAATATCCCGGGTCTTACTACAGCAGTTGGGGATGCTAAGAAGGTTGCTGAGGTACTTAAAGATAAGTATGGTTTTGAAGTAAAAACAATGCTTGATGAGAATGCAACGAAGGACAATATAATAGATGAAATAAACATGTACAGAGAGAAGCTTTCAGCAGACGATAAGTTTCTTGTTTACTATGCAGGACACGGGTATTTTGAAAAGGGTAACCAGAAAGGTTATTGGCTGCCTGTTGACGCTGTAGACAGCAGAACGACTAAATGGATTTTAGTTGATGAGATAACATCAGAGCTGAATCTTATAAGAGCGAAACAAATATTAATAGTAGCAGACAGTTGTTATTCAGGGACATTTAATAGGGGTGTTGAGATAAGGCTAACATCAAACAACTCCAAAGGTGCAAATATAAACTACCAGGATGACAGAGTTGAATATGTGAAAAAAATGCTTTTTAAAGCAAGCAGAACACTTATGGCAAGCGGTGGAAATGAGCCTGTGTCTGATGACGGAGGCAGTGGGCATTCTATATTTGCTTCGGCTTTTTTAGATGGACTTTTAAATATTGAGGATAATTTCTTTACAGCTGAGGAGTTTTTTGTAAAACAACGAGTGAAAGAGAGAGTTCTTGGAAAAGGAAACCAGACACCAGAATATAATGCTATCAGAAATTCTGGTGATGACGGAGGTGACTTCGTGTTTGTGAAAAAGAAGTGA
- a CDS encoding NAD(P)/FAD-dependent oxidoreductase, protein MAIKIVILGGGTGGTVVANLLARSLRDKIKVGQVTINMITDKPYHIYQPGLLYVTFDRMLPEDIVRDQRTLVDPIVDVLIDPVVNIDRDNKKVVTETGRNINYDYLVIATGSRTVPELIPGLAEGGHTFYTMDEAKRLRNTLAGFNGGKVVISVGVPHKCPVAPLEMTFLLYDYFSQKGILNKSEIFYTYPINRVHALEPVSNWAVQEFERKGIKYETLFNMERIDADKKIVHSMEGTEVGYDLLIAVPPHKGSQVIETSGIGKDGWVPTDKIYLNNDNHEDVFVVGDTTNIPISKAGSTAHFESEVVAEIITSKITTGVSLRQYDGKVLCFVESGFDAASYIWFNYTTPPKPTTPSKMLHWMKLTYNKLYWSTVKGIL, encoded by the coding sequence GTGGCTATAAAAATTGTGATTTTGGGAGGCGGTACAGGTGGTACTGTTGTTGCTAACTTATTGGCAAGGAGCTTGCGTGATAAAATAAAGGTCGGGCAGGTAACAATAAATATGATAACAGATAAGCCTTACCATATTTATCAACCAGGATTGTTATATGTCACATTTGACAGGATGTTGCCAGAGGATATTGTCAGGGACCAGAGGACTTTGGTTGATCCAATCGTTGATGTACTAATTGATCCTGTAGTAAATATTGACAGGGACAACAAAAAGGTTGTTACCGAGACCGGGCGTAATATAAATTACGACTATCTCGTCATAGCTACAGGCTCAAGAACAGTGCCTGAACTAATACCGGGTTTAGCAGAAGGTGGCCACACGTTTTATACTATGGATGAAGCGAAGAGGCTTCGCAACACTTTGGCAGGATTCAACGGGGGTAAGGTTGTTATATCAGTAGGTGTTCCTCATAAATGCCCTGTTGCACCTCTTGAGATGACTTTTCTGCTATATGATTATTTTAGTCAAAAGGGTATTCTTAATAAGTCTGAAATTTTTTATACATACCCTATAAACAGAGTTCATGCACTTGAACCTGTAAGTAACTGGGCAGTCCAGGAATTTGAAAGAAAAGGTATTAAATATGAAACACTCTTTAATATGGAGAGGATAGATGCTGACAAAAAAATAGTACATTCTATGGAAGGCACCGAGGTTGGATATGACCTCTTAATCGCTGTCCCCCCTCACAAAGGCTCACAAGTTATAGAAACATCAGGAATTGGAAAGGATGGATGGGTTCCTACCGATAAGATATACTTAAATAACGACAATCACGAAGATGTTTTTGTTGTTGGAGATACAACAAATATTCCAATAAGTAAAGCTGGTTCCACTGCACACTTTGAATCAGAGGTTGTTGCCGAAATAATAACATCTAAAATCACAACAGGGGTTTCATTACGGCAATATGACGGTAAGGTCTTATGTTTTGTTGAAAGCGGATTTGATGCAGCCAGCTATATCTGGTTCAACTATACTACTCCTCCTAAACCAACAACACCTTCAAAAATGCTCCATTGGATGAAGTTAACTTATAACAAACTGTACTGGTCAACTGTTAAGGGGATATTGTAA
- a CDS encoding helix-turn-helix domain-containing protein, producing the protein MIGEYLTRCRNEAGVSIEDLSKRTRIRLYYLRALEKEEFHKIPGETYVKGHIQTYLKALGLDPSEGLRVYHGESNKVQTDTHSVTKTNDFISIKTDTVKPVKSYKYLNAVIIILIACPVVYFLYSHKFKSPRLKTDIINKAQTNIKEFIDTVNSSNHDNTPQAVHQTVPQPAKDTSAQVTQVQQPAVSPSPVATNAKRHTLSLKASDLTWLSVKIDGKETKQMFLKPLETVQWVADDNFVLKLGNAGGVKIVFDGKELDGYGQKGSVVTLELPPKPTPSEVPNPE; encoded by the coding sequence TTGATAGGAGAGTACTTAACAAGGTGTCGAAATGAGGCTGGAGTTTCCATTGAGGATCTTTCAAAGAGAACTCGTATACGTTTGTATTATCTCAGAGCGCTTGAAAAAGAGGAATTTCATAAAATCCCCGGTGAGACTTATGTCAAAGGCCACATACAGACATATCTTAAAGCTCTCGGACTGGATCCTTCCGAGGGACTGAGGGTATATCATGGTGAGAGCAATAAAGTACAGACAGACACTCACAGCGTTACTAAGACCAATGATTTTATCTCCATCAAGACTGATACTGTAAAACCGGTAAAATCATATAAATATCTAAATGCGGTGATTATCATTTTGATAGCCTGTCCGGTTGTTTATTTTTTGTATAGCCACAAATTTAAAAGTCCGCGGTTAAAAACAGATATTATTAACAAAGCACAAACAAATATCAAAGAATTTATAGATACAGTTAACTCGTCAAACCATGACAACACACCTCAAGCGGTGCATCAGACAGTGCCTCAACCGGCTAAGGATACCTCCGCACAAGTAACACAGGTGCAGCAGCCTGCCGTTAGTCCGTCTCCGGTTGCAACTAATGCAAAACGGCATACTCTGTCGCTGAAGGCATCGGATTTAACGTGGCTCAGTGTTAAAATAGACGGCAAAGAAACAAAACAAATGTTTCTCAAACCTCTGGAAACTGTGCAATGGGTCGCTGATGACAATTTTGTATTAAAACTGGGTAATGCCGGAGGCGTTAAAATAGTTTTCGACGGTAAAGAGCTGGATGGTTACGGGCAAAAGGGAAGCGTTGTTACCTTGGAACTGCCCCCAAAACCAACACCCTCTGAAGTACCAAATCCAGAGTAA
- a CDS encoding Crp/Fnr family transcriptional regulator: protein MRYPVENKSKKIVMFETHPLFLSTSGGELTSLHKQSKPFNLKKEQTLYMQGLESKSLFFLESGYIKLSKINYDGRVFILDIVEPGEFFGEMTLAGEKERSTGADAMDNCSGLEIKKETFEGFLKSRPDLAIKLIQMIGDKRLNMENMLRDMIFMDIETRIASLLLKYADGDMLKISLTHQEIADMTGSTRVSVSRTIIKFRNKGLIETSCERIKLKNIEKLSEYLQKEQHLN, encoded by the coding sequence ATGAGATATCCGGTAGAAAATAAATCTAAAAAAATAGTTATGTTTGAGACTCACCCGCTATTTTTGTCAACAAGCGGCGGGGAACTCACCTCTTTACACAAACAATCCAAACCATTCAATTTAAAAAAAGAACAGACCCTTTATATGCAGGGTTTGGAGTCAAAGTCGTTGTTTTTTTTAGAGAGTGGTTACATAAAACTTTCAAAGATAAATTATGACGGCAGAGTGTTTATTCTTGATATAGTGGAGCCAGGTGAATTCTTTGGTGAAATGACACTTGCCGGGGAAAAGGAAAGAAGCACAGGGGCAGATGCTATGGATAACTGCTCAGGGCTTGAAATAAAAAAAGAGACTTTTGAGGGTTTTTTAAAATCCAGGCCTGACCTTGCAATTAAACTTATACAGATGATAGGCGACAAAAGGCTCAACATGGAAAACATGCTGCGAGATATGATATTTATGGACATAGAAACCCGCATTGCATCCTTGCTGCTTAAATATGCCGATGGCGATATGTTAAAAATCTCACTGACACACCAGGAGATAGCCGATATGACCGGCTCTACAAGGGTCTCTGTATCAAGAACCATTATTAAGTTCAGAAACAAAGGATTAATAGAGACATCATGTGAACGAATAAAGCTGAAAAACATTGAAAAATTAAGCGAATATCTTCAAAAGGAACAACACTTAAATTAA
- a CDS encoding TlpA family protein disulfide reductase — translation MFTKLVKISLIAFALIVCTVTFAYAITMEGQPAIDFKLPGLFDTSKVYSLSDFAGKVVLLNIWASWCTGCQDEMPEFITLADEFKDKGLAIVAASVDNNAAKAVDFLKGLEAKTGKNLNFTVLYDKDKKIANDYKPRGMPATYLIDKTGKIANIFPGSFTAANIGTLKSAIGALLK, via the coding sequence ATGTTTACAAAACTTGTAAAAATATCACTGATTGCTTTTGCTCTGATTGTCTGTACGGTTACTTTTGCATACGCAATAACTATGGAGGGTCAGCCGGCGATTGACTTTAAACTTCCAGGGTTGTTTGATACATCAAAGGTGTATTCGCTGTCGGATTTTGCCGGTAAAGTGGTTCTTCTAAATATATGGGCTAGTTGGTGTACCGGCTGTCAGGATGAAATGCCTGAGTTTATCACGCTTGCCGATGAGTTTAAAGACAAGGGGCTCGCTATTGTGGCAGCGTCTGTTGACAATAATGCCGCTAAAGCCGTTGATTTCCTTAAAGGACTTGAGGCTAAAACCGGTAAAAATTTAAACTTCACCGTTTTGTACGACAAAGACAAGAAAATCGCAAATGATTACAAACCTCGTGGTATGCCTGCCACATATCTGATAGATAAAACCGGTAAAATTGCAAATATTTTCCCTGGGTCATTTACAGCTGCAAATATCGGCACTCTCAAATCTGCAATTGGGGCTTTACTCAAATGA
- a CDS encoding DUF4266 domain-containing protein: MKLITLAIVIIAVAFLSSCSEKLAIVKPYEREFLAEDRMFFSPMEGRSELEGHVFLIREAAEGGEGTFQGGCGCR; the protein is encoded by the coding sequence ATGAAACTGATTACTTTAGCGATAGTGATTATTGCAGTTGCCTTTTTATCGTCGTGTTCAGAAAAACTTGCCATAGTTAAGCCGTATGAGAGGGAGTTTTTGGCTGAGGACAGGATGTTTTTTAGCCCGATGGAGGGAAGGAGCGAGTTGGAGGGGCACGTGTTTTTGATTAGAGAGGCTGCTGAGGGCGGTGAGGGGACATTTCAGGGAGGATGCGGCTGCAGATGA
- a CDS encoding sulfurtransferase TusA family protein, producing MIMESTQISQSIDARGSACPGPLMELIKAVRSAEVGSFIELFTSEKGSASDVPSWLNKVGQKLVDIEELSDHWRIIVQKVK from the coding sequence ATGATTATGGAAAGTACACAAATCAGTCAATCAATAGATGCAAGAGGTAGTGCTTGTCCAGGCCCACTTATGGAGTTAATCAAGGCGGTCAGGTCGGCAGAAGTAGGATCATTTATCGAACTGTTCACATCAGAAAAAGGATCTGCAAGTGACGTACCTTCATGGTTAAACAAAGTTGGTCAAAAGCTTGTTGATATAGAGGAGCTGTCAGACCATTGGAGAATCATAGTACAGAAAGTAAAATAA
- a CDS encoding DUF1641 domain-containing protein: MKDNSALNTQECNEIIGKLDDLRKILLNVQSSGLTEIPQEIKAMKESENFKQLISIFESVSFVINSLTDDMVTHNAGMANNLYSLAFEASDSSMVDSLRGLKSLQQSGALKVLIELSDVISFAYNALTDDMIQRIVATLSSFTEILMTQQTQEMFKSMTECVSDTVENFTKTPPKTGLRSMISLMRDPEIQKGVTLMAHLTRNFQQCLTKSHQEAE, translated from the coding sequence GTGAAAGACAATTCTGCTTTAAATACACAAGAGTGTAATGAAATAATTGGCAAACTCGATGATCTAAGAAAGATACTTTTGAATGTGCAAAGTTCGGGATTGACTGAGATTCCTCAGGAGATTAAGGCCATGAAAGAATCAGAGAATTTTAAGCAATTAATTAGTATATTTGAAAGCGTTTCCTTTGTTATTAACTCTCTTACAGATGACATGGTTACTCATAATGCAGGTATGGCAAACAATCTCTATAGTCTTGCATTTGAGGCTTCCGATTCATCCATGGTGGACTCTCTTAGGGGTCTGAAGTCTTTGCAACAATCTGGTGCGCTGAAAGTACTAATAGAACTTTCAGATGTCATTTCTTTTGCATACAATGCCTTAACTGATGACATGATCCAAAGAATTGTGGCAACGCTTTCCTCATTTACAGAGATATTAATGACTCAACAAACACAAGAAATGTTCAAAAGCATGACTGAATGTGTGTCAGATACCGTAGAAAACTTTACAAAAACGCCACCCAAAACCGGGTTGCGAAGTATGATTTCTCTTATGAGAGATCCTGAAATTCAAAAAGGAGTAACTTTAATGGCACATTTAACAAGAAATTTTCAACAATGCCTAACAAAAAGCCATCAAGAAGCAGAATGA